Below is a genomic region from Apodemus sylvaticus chromosome 14, mApoSyl1.1, whole genome shotgun sequence.
AATGCTGGCGTCACAGGTGTGCTCCCCCATTCTCGGTGTGTGTGTCCACCCCAGGGCTTTATGCTTGCTAGGCTATCAGTGAGCTCTCTACATCCAGCTCACTGATCAGCTTACTTTACCTTTACAGACCCTTTACTGAGATGTCtaattgttgttgctattgaattaGTCATTACACAAAAGATACATTGTATCCAAAATTTTCTATATACAACAGTCTAGGAATTTATTGCATTTACAAAAAAACactcaaatcaaaccaaaccaacccaaaacGGTGGTTGCTGACTGGTTCATCTCCTAGATTAAAGAAATGGTATCTTAGAAGCAGAAAAGGATTAGGAACATAGGtgtcttatttgtttattctcCTGAAGCCTCCTTTTCTCGTGCATGTGAATTTCTTTCCTTCTAGATGAATACAAACATGTTACAATGACTCCCAGCCTTACTCTcagctcagaaaataaacaaacaagcaagcataGAACCAGGATCACAGAGGTTTGTTTGATGGAGACAGAAAGGAACAGGCAAAGTCTGCATGGAATGGAAGTGATGTTTTCCAGACAGCCTGACCTCAGTTATCAAAAGTTCCACCATTGCCCTTCATCCCAATGCCCAGATGCTTTCCAGATCCAACAGATGCAGTCTTCAGCCAAAGATGCCCAAGAACTATGATTATGAATTGATGGTCACAGGCCACCTTGATGCAAAGCATTGGGTGCTGGtgactccccccccacacacacacacatcccatacACCCTACACactctccacccaccccaccctcaatACAAATGGAGATTCCTGTTGGAAGCATGCCCTGGATTTGATCATTTCTGTTGGAAATGGGAGGGCGCagaggaagaaaagcaaagaaaggaaaccaATAGGAGCGTGGGTCCCTTGGCTCATTGTCCATGCTGAGATGCATCACCCTGCTTCAGCTCTTGACCAGGAAAAGGTGATGCCTGTCTCAGCGGGAGGCGTTCTCAGTCAAGCTGGTGGGAAGTCGGCAGAATAAGATACATAAAGTGAAAGGCAGACTTGTGGATACAGTCCATAGAGCCCCGAGGAAGCAGGGAGAGACATCTAAGGCCTGGGTAATATTCTCACCACTGGGAGGGTAGCTGTTATTCAGCCAAGCTTGTAGCCCAGGAGCCTCTCGGGCACCTGGCTGTGCCAGTCTGTAGCACAGCCTCACTTGGACACTAGCATGTGGACAAACTCCTCATAGTTCACTTGCCCATCACCATCTGTATCCGCCGCCTGTATCATTTCGTCCACCTCCTCGTCGCTCAGCTTCTCCCCCAGCTTGGTCATCACGTGCCTCAGCTCGGCTGCGCTGACGTAGCCGTTGCCATCCTTGTCGAACACTCGAAAGGCCTCCCGGATCTCCTCCTCACTGTCAGTGTCTTTCATCTTCCTGGACATCATTGCCAGGAACTCGGGGAAGTCCACGGTGCCGTTTCCGTCCTTGTCGATTTCGTTTACCATGCCTTGGAGCTCAGCCTCTGTGGGGTTCTGTCCCAGGGACCGCATGACAGTGCCCAGTTCTTGGGTGGTGATGCTGCCGTCCCCATCCTTGTCAAACAGAGAGAAAGCCTCCTTGAATTCAGCGATTTGCTCCTCAGTTAGCTGGTCGGCCATgctcacaggccagtctggtctatgctTCCAAGCACGGACTGTGGGCTGGGCGCTTCTCAGTTCTGTAAAGGCAGACAGGTGGAGACTGCAAGGGGCGGCTGTCTGACTGGCTTTCTAGCCCTGGCTTGACAGGCTGGAGCTTAAGAAGGAGCAGGGTCCTCCCCCATCATTGGTCTGGTAGGATTGGGCTGCCATGCGTAGACGCCCCCGCCCCTGTGGTTGCCTGAAGGCCAGATCCTGTTTAGACAGGAGTCCAAGAGCAGCAACCAGGCCGGCCTGCTAATTGAGCTGACGCCAGCTCTTGAATGAGAAAGGCAACTTTCTTCGCTAAACACCAGCAGGGCCAGCAGCGGTCATGACAACGCCTTTCATCCAGGTATAGGGAAAaccttttaataaaaaaaaccatcacccaaaaccaaccaaccaaacaaacaaacaaaccaagaacaaCAATCCCCACCCCGCTGACCTGGTCTTCTGGCTCTGAATTTTCCGTTTTTCCCTTTTGATTTCTCCATTTTGCACCTAATCCCAAACCAGCCTTCTATTCTGCTTTCAATAAAATAACCATCCCCTTTTCTTCCATGGGGCTAGAATTTTTTTGTAGGTGAAAGGAAATAGCCTAAGGAAGACGGCTCCAACCCTCTCCCATTTGGGAGAGAAATACAGAGtttctctctttcatctgtgACGGGATGGGCAGGGTCTGGGGCAGGACTGTGCTTAGAAGGAGCTGTAGCCACTGAAGAGAGAATATGCCAGACTGTCATGTGGGTGACAGCTGTTCCCCCTCCGACTCTCCCTGCTCCGTGTGAGCATTGACAATACTAGTGCAAACGCCTTCTTCCTCCAAGTAGACGACAGACAGCCTGATTTTGTCGGTTAGAGGGAGTTCGAGTTCGGGAGAGAAGAGGGGCCGCCTATCTGCGAGATGATTTACTTCCTGCTAAGAGGGTCCCACAAAGCCAAGGCCTTGAGTGtgtggggaaaagaaagaaggaagcgGCAAGGAGGCAGCGTACTTCTTCCATTCACAGTAAAATGAACTCCAGGGGAGCAGGGCGTGGACGTGGGTGGCCACGGGGacccaggggtggggtggaggtagtAAAATGATGGGCGTCTCAGAAGACGCCCAGTGGACAACCATTCCCTTAGAGGCCAGAAGCCACTCTCCTGTCCTCCACGTTCCTAAATGTTTGGTGGTATGGGAAAGAGGTGCAGGCTAGGAACCCCTGGGgtacatttttttccctttctatcTTGATAGCAAAGGACTGAACatgaaatagaataaaatgaTATTAATTGGTTTAGAGATGATAAGGAGCAGCCGTCTCTGTCTCTAGGCTGAGATTCACCTTCTCTCCCCACAGCCCTCCTCACTGATATTGATTTTCTGTGTTAGGTACTCATCCTGCAGCTGTATTGAACTAGCTGACAGGCAGTTTTGGGGTAAACAGATAGATCAGTGGCCAGGCACTTCCTGGccggcctgatgacctgagttcagagccccaggacttacatggtagaaggagaaaacagccCCACAATATATTCTCTGGTCTCTACATGAatactatggtgtgtgtgtgtgtgtggggggtcacacacatgcatacctctGTACATAAAAAATGCAATAAAGttagtatatatgtattttcacattcaatttttttcattaaactaTGTGTTTAATCAAGggaaataaatggataaagatTTAAAAGCTACTGCTGAtagaaatgtatatttatttttaggatttttttgagatttattttttattatgactTCATGATCTGCACATTTGTATTATATACTCTGTGTGTGTCAGAGTGAGGAAGTCAggagaaggtgtcagattccctggaactcgGGATCTGGAGTCAAGGATGGTCATGAGCCATCCTGTGGATGCTGGGGCCTGAACTCAAGAGCCCTTAACTTCttagccatcactccagcccctcctctgtgtgtatgtgtgtgtgtgtgtgcatgttcacacgTGTTTGcaatgtgtgtgggtgcacatgacCAAGCacatgtgtagagatcagagaacaactttataGCATCTGTCCTCTCCTTTTACCTTTATTCGGGTTCCGGGGATCAAATCCAGGCCACCAAGCCTGCACTGCAATCGCCTAGTGGctaacactgagtcatctctccagccctgcacttAGTTGAACTCTGaatattctcttctttttctgagTCTAATTAGGATTTGGAGAACCAGGTTATTTGAGCAACTTCCCATTCTGGAGAATATGAGAACATGTCAAGCAGTTGTTACAAAGCAGAAAaagcagcagaaaaaaaaaaaagttgaagagTAGCCCTGTCCATCCTCGCAGCTGACGGCCATAGCAAGGATCTACTGGAGGACAGCTTTAGCAAGGATCTACTGGAGGACAGCTTTAagcattcccctccccctctgtcatACCTGGCAGCTGCAGGGGCATGACTGTACCTGGACACGCTGCCAGCTGCCTCCTGGAGAACTAGGGCTTATTTTGTCTCTAGAAAACAATTAACCCGTAGCAGACTGTCCGATGGAAGATGAGGGGTTAAGGGCTGGATGGGACAATCCTGCTTCTTCAAGAGGACACAGGCAGCTTTGGGTTTCTGGTTTCTGGGGCAGGTTTTTGTGGCTTGAACATGCAGCCTTTGCCCACttgctgttacacacacacacacacacacacacacacacacacacaaacaaaacaaaaaacaaaaacaaaaaaaccccaaaaaaccccagGCATATTGAACAAACCCAGGAAAGGCATTAAACACGGTATTGCTTCGTACTGTGACTCCCAAAGCATTGCCTTTTGGTGGCTGCACTGCTGCAATTCAAAAATTAGGAAACTATGCCAGAGGGAACAGCACTCATTTCACGGCTCGATCCTTTCCCTGCCACTCTCACCCCCACACTGGCTCCTTTCTTTCCAGacgagagaaaaaaaatgtcGTGTGACTCTGTGGACCACTGTTTCTAGGCCTTCCTGATaccatgaccctttaatacagttcctcacattatGGTAAactccaactataaaattatttttgttgctgcttcataactttaattttgcggctgttgtgaatcataatataaatatctgtgtttgtcAATGATTTTAGGTGATTCCTGTGAAAGAATTATTTGTACCCAataggggtcacgacccacaggttgagaaacactgcacTAGACATTTAACAGTTACTGagaaatacattatatacataataaagaCTTTTGCTATATTGCAACCAATTGTTGTGTATAAtcaatatatgtaaattaaatattaaaaagggaGTTTGAGACACTAAAGAACTTGCTGCGTATGTGTACGGATGTCAGTTTGGATCTAGAACCTGTGGAGAGCTAGACGCTCCAGTGCTAAGCCATAATCGCTGCACCCCTGTGGCAAGAtgggagacagacaggagctcCAGGGCCAGCTAGACAGGTGTATGCTGCCACAGACAACAAGGTGGACAGAGAAGACCAAGACCTGATGTCCTCCACTTCCTCGTGTATGGTGCGTCACTGTGTGTCTGCAGTtacaagagcacacacacacacacacacacacacacacacacacacacacactttttataaatttttatgtgtgcgtgtctgtgttttgcctgcatgcacgtCTGTGTACTACCTTTGTGCAGTGTCCACAGGGACCAGAAGAAATTGTCAAggtcctggaactgtagttacaggtggttgtgagccaccgagtgggtgctgggaattgatacctgtcctctggaaggacagctaGTGCTTctaactactgagacatctctccagctccaacaaAGTGTGTTATAAAGTgtatttaaaaagttattaagGATACCAAGGGGTTTGTGTCTATGAGAGATACATGTATCAATATTTACTGTAGTTCAAGGTAAGACTGTGAAAagttcaaatatataaatatatgacatagaaccttaaaaatataagcaaatatcCCATGATTTGTTCACATAAGTAACATGtttttataaaagaataataactttctctctctctctctctctctctctctctctctctctctctctctctctctctctacctccccacCCCAGAGAAAGGAGTGGCAGTTCTGTGGGTCTCTTTAATGCCAGGTTTCCCACGGCAGATACACATCCGGCTCAGTGTGTGGCAAATGTTATTTGAAGCAAGTGATCACTCAGCCTCATATAGACTGGTGGATAGGGAAGCGTGGGACATTTAAGTGGCTTTTGGTTTCCATTTCATAAAGTTGAATTATTCTCTGATGCCACATCAAAATCTGACAACTGGCTGTTTCTTAAGCATCATTTGCAGTGTGGAATCCGAGAATGCATCAGCGAAATGTTCGCAGTCTCGCCTATAAATCTGTTGGCCTTGCCTGCACTCTCAATGGTTCCCCACATGTGATTTTATAATGCTGTGCATTGGTTGCTTGGAAAGTTCTGACTCATTGGTTTGTGGGACTTTTGAATATGAACCCAGTGAGTTTATTGTTGGACATTCCGAGAACTGCCGGCATTCCTTTTGATCGCATTCTGGAACCAAATGCTCCCCCCAATCTGTACCCTCTACCTCTACCCCTCCCACCTCACTCCATCCCTCACTCCCAGCCCCAACTCTACCTTCAATGACTCAGGGACAATGGCCCGCCCTCACCTGTTGGCGACTAATGTGACTAACTCCACTGTCGCCACACTTCCGCCTTCTGCATGCTCCACACCCCCTGTATAGCTGACCAGCACAGCATGGCCGGTCACTGTCTCTGTCCCTATTCAGAGGCAGACATTTCATGccacctctccccccccccaataaatcTCTTGCATGAGGTATGTTTTGTGATGTGATTTTTGTACTATTCCTTGGACCCCCAATGGCCAAGATGCTTTTTCACTGTAACACCCTTTCATATATAACATAAAGATCTCAGAATAATAATTATTACCAGTAATCTGAATGGAAAAATCTTACAGCATTGGTAAATGTCAAGTTCATGATGGCAAATATCAacaatccaaattaacaaattttacTTGGAAGCTCAAAATTTATTGTCAACAGGTTCTCCCTAATGTTCGGCAAGTGTTACATCTGATAAGCATGGCTTGCCAGCTGAGTTTCCAATAAAAGTGATTGTATGGAGGAAGAAGCATCCACTCAACAACACAAATGGTTTTCTCATGGCAGTTGTCACACTCACATGTTCAACAGACACAAAACAAATGTGTATGCAAGGCTAGCTTTGGTGGTCCATGTCTTTAGTCCTggtcccagaggcagaggcaggaggatttctgtgtgtTCCAGTATAGCCATAGCTACACAGactgtctcataaaaacaaaaccaaaaacaaacaaacaaacaaacaaacaaacaaagaaacaaaacaacctactgggctggagagatggctcagcagttaggagcactgactgttcttctagaggtcttgagttcaattcccagcaatggtggctcacaaccaccatctgtaatgggatccaatgccctcttctggtgtgtctgaagacagcaacagtgtagtcacacataaataaatcttaaaaaacaaacaaacaaacaatcaaaaagcaaaaaaaggtaTACACAAGGATACATTTGTACAAATGTACAATTATCAGCTTTGTAAAAATGAAACTGGATTTTCTTTAGTGAGACATTTAGTGTCCACAATGTATGTAGTCATTTGAGTTATGCAAAGAGACAAATGTTTTCTTCATGGTTGCTTTTGACTTTCATGTAAATGTCAAGACAGAATTCCACTAGAATTATTaggagaatctctctctctctctctctctctctctctctctctctctccatctatacacacacacacacacacacacatacacacacacacacttcttctcAAAGGCCTTGAGGCTCTCCATACTTCTGCCTTGTAAAGACCCAGGAAGAGTCACTGCTGTAGAGTCCTGAGGTGGGTGTGGAGGGGTGAACTGGGTGTCAAGTCCTCTGGGTTGCAGTCTCACATAAATACTGAGAATTCTGCAGTCACGATGGGATGCTTTTGCTCATGTAAAGTATGGCGTTGATGAAGACTCCACTGATATTCTTCCAAAGGGAGAGAATGTGTTACACACTTTCCTTGATGTAGCTTTCTCTCAGAATTCTACAGAATGAGATTTGGATCAGGCATTCCCAATTTTCAGCATTCTGTTCCTGACAGGATGGAAGAAAGGTCATGTATGAGTGAGCAGAagagtctccctctctcttttcttgatCAAACCACCCATCTGCCTAGCATTTGCTCGCAGTCGTCCTTTCCCAGTAGTGTAAGGCAACACCTCTATCACGAAATGCTTGCTGATTCCATTCACCATCCACTGAGTATTACTTGTATCCACACACTGCTGTCTCAATATGGCAGGCATACATCTCAATATAACTTAGTATGAGTTAGAGTTAGTGAAATAGCTCACGGAAGGCTTGGGCTGGAGTCTAGACCTTCTCACCCGTGCCTACCCGGTTAGTCAGCATCTTAGCCTGTGGTCTTTGGACTTACCACCAACTTCTGACTGCAAACATTTTTGCCTGGGGAGATACAAAAGACACTGATAAGCATCGCTGCTGTCTTAGGTGCATGGAAATGACGTCACTTTCGTTAGCAGTGCATCTTTAGCCTGCTTATCCACCAAACAGCCGTCATTGCTTTACACACCCATTACTGTGCTTAAGCAGCACCTGAAAGTGAATGTGACCAAGGGAGGAGCTGGGCTTCACTATCCACCAAATTTGCCCAGTCTGCAGTCTCCCCGTGGCTCCTGAAAACAGTTCATGCAACTCTTCCGAGCAAAGCTCATGAGCCGtactcagttctttccttccttttgtacCATCTCCAGTCTTCAGCTCTGCCTCCAGGATGTGTCCCAATGCACCCTCCCCATCAAGGCCATCATCATCTTGAAGTAGGACTGACCAATGCTCTTAAAGCCACTCTCCCCTCCGTTTGACCATTCAGTGCCTGCCATGTCTTCCGCATACCCTTATAAGGACACATCTTTGGTTTTGCAATAAAATCCAAACTCGCAACAGTGGGTGGCTACCTTTGTCCTCCATGACTACTTCCTGCCCTCTTGGTTATCTCCACATCACTGACCTCCATCACTGCTGCAGATGCTGGCCCTCTTTCTGTTCCTTTAACCCTTTCCCCGCTTCCTACTTCAACATCATGAGGCAATCGGCTCCATCTGTCCCCAGCCCTTGGGCAGCtggctcctcctctgcttctcagtAGAAAACGGGATGCCTGCTTCCAGGTGAGCCTCCCCTTCACTCACTCCTTTCTCCCACTCTCTTTTTTCTTCATATCTATCACTTCTTGATTTATATTGGTCAtctgttttcttgctttgtttcgTTTCTTCCGACAGACAAGTCTGTTTCTGATCTCTCTTCTCATGCTGCTCTGTGACGTAGGACAGACCCTCTGCCTAGCCCTGGGTCAGTCAGAGTTTGCTGACTGACACAAGAAGACTACATCATAAACAGCAGCTTTGCTTTCAGCTACATGAGAAGAACTTATCTTCCATCCACGTTATGGTTCAAAGACCTCCGTGGTATGCCTCAAATTGCCTTCTTAAAATGTCAATTGTATTCATCTTACTAACTCTGAGGGTTCgtcttcttttgtttgtgtgtttgtgtatggctCCATGGTAACGAGTGACCTCTATGTCAGTCCCTGGGAGCAGCTGATGATGCCCCACACCTGTACACAGCTGCCTAAGGCTTTTCCTGTTGTAGATTTATGCAATAATGAAAGCAAATCCTTCCTCCACACTGTCCATCATATTTGCAACCTAAGTTCAAGACTTGAATttcttctctcagcttcctgtaaGCACCATGGTCATGTGATAACTTTACTGTCCTAGCTTTTTATTCCAGTTCCTATAGGTAATCTGGCATAGAGTCTCTATGGACAGATCAGAGACTATTGAAGTGATAAGTACTGATGGACTTGGGTTTTTAGTGGGAGTTTCCTCCTTAATAAAGAAGTCATAGAGATGATGTGGAAACAGACTCTAGGCACAAAGCAGAATTTGGAAGTTAGACTGATAGGCCATCTAGTTGATATCGGGTGCCTAGATGGAAAGATGGTGTGGGGAACTCAGAATTGAAAGAATTGAGGAGATAGTATATATTGGTTGGTATATAaaccatatatacaatatatggtatatatattatatatggtatatatgtaaaccatatatacatatatgatatatatggtatataaataaaacaaaccatatacatatatatacacatacacatatgcatatgcatacacaatcacatacacatacacatacatatacatatcctgCTTCCCATGCTTAAatccctgagtttaattcctagacAATAAAACTGCACACGGTGATACATGCCTGCAACACCAGCATTGCGAAGGTGGAGGCAGGGTGATTAAAAGCTTAAGATTGTCCTTAGAATCATTGTGAAGTTGAGGTCAACTTGGGATACATGAAACCCTGCCTcgaccaaaataaacaaaacacaaaactacAAAAGAACTGGGTGAGGAGAGGACCTGGGAAGGCCTGCTGAGCACTGGACTCCAAAGTTCACCGCGGTGTGTTGGATACTTCTTGGCTTCTACTTCCTTATGCAGTAGAACGAAGAAAGGACTTTTCTGATCCCCTCTGAGTCTCAGCCGTATATCATAGAGCAAGTTCTCTCGTTACTTCTCACGCAGGACTGTCTTCATACCTTGTGCATGGCGTGGAGAGAGTTTGAGGCTCTTCGTCTTCAGTCCTCCCAATTTCTACCAGTGACTACCCATTGGAATAGTTCTATAAGTATTTCTTAAGTAATCAGGCAAGGTTGAATTTGTAGGGAAGCATGCTTGTAGGAAGATTGTTGGTCTGGGACCTTGGCATTTCATGCTCAAATATGCAAGAACAATGTTATAGACAAGTACATGGGGGATATAATTATGAGATACTAAAGATGTTGAttaacaaaaactcaggtgacagcagatgctggtgaggatgtagagaaagaggaagactcctccattgctggtaggattgcaagctggtacaaccactctggaaatcagtttggcagttccttagaaaattgggcataatactacctgaggaaccaactatatcactcctgggcatatacccatgtaatgaggacacatgctccactatgttcacagcagccttatttataatagccagaagctggaaagaacccagatgtccctcagcagaggaattaatacagaagatgtggtatatatacacaacggagtactactcaactattaaaaacaatgacttcatgaaattcttaggcaaatggatggaactagaaagtgtcatcctgagagaggtaatccaatcacaaaagaacatatacatggtatgcacacactgataagtggatattagccctgaagcttggaatacccaagatataattcacagaccatgaaacttaagaagaccaaagtgtggatactttggtccttattagaagggcaaataaaatacccatgggaggagatacagagacaaaatgtggagcagagagtgaaggaaaggccatccagagactgccctacctgggaatccatcccatatatagttaccaaacccagacactattgtgggtgcccacaagtgtTTGCTGATAGGACCCTGATATAGTTGTGTCCTTAGAGGCTcggctagtgcatgacaaatacagaggtggatgctttcagtcaaccactgaactgagcacagggttctcaatggaggagctagagaaaggacccaaggagttgaaggggtttacaaccccattgGAGAAGCAACAACATGAGCCAACCAGCACCCCAGAGAGCTCCCATGGACTTAATCCAGCCActtttgtagcagaggatggtctggttggacatcagtgagaggagaggcctttggacttgtgaaggcttgatgcctcagtataggggaatgccaggacagggaagtaggagtgggtgggttggtgagcaggcggagggaagatgggatagggggtttttggaggggaaaggaggaaaggggataacatttgaaatgtaaataaagaaaatatctaataataataaaaagatgttGTTCAAACTTGTACAGGGACAACTGGCGCCATGTTGTTACCTTAGTAATAGTGTGCTACTTCTGTTGCTTTGTAAGACCAGGGTTGTTTAATAATAAATAGGCCTGCTCTGTATTTTAACTAACATTGACATGGATCAAAATAATATCTTCTCAGCCATTCTTGCTGCTGCGCTGGGGTCTTCTCAATAGGTGTGTTGGAATGGGATGAGAATTCTTTGAGAATCGCTAGTCCTGGATCTTACTTTTCCACTTATCTTATGAAACCTTATTTCAGATTTCTTGTGTGACCCATATCATTGGGTGCCTTTGGTCAGTCTTTCACGA
It encodes:
- the Calml3 gene encoding calmodulin-like protein 3 is translated as MADQLTEEQIAEFKEAFSLFDKDGDGSITTQELGTVMRSLGQNPTEAELQGMVNEIDKDGNGTVDFPEFLAMMSRKMKDTDSEEEIREAFRVFDKDGNGYVSAAELRHVMTKLGEKLSDEEVDEMIQAADTDGDGQVNYEEFVHMLVSK